The following coding sequences lie in one Anomaloglossus baeobatrachus isolate aAnoBae1 chromosome 7, aAnoBae1.hap1, whole genome shotgun sequence genomic window:
- the ASB1 gene encoding ankyrin repeat and SOCS box protein 1, producing the protein MRRRENRVPMEEDEEGAGGGAPRVGRNLKAWLQDQYCDHDLEQCQDTLLHNAACVGDIDTLKTLLQEERFLRRINEKSVWCSGWLPCSPLRIAATAGHADCVALLIDFGAQLELVDVKGQTPLFVATENGHLDCVKVLLKAGADPNGSPHNRSSPVYYAARLGHADILQELIRYGADVDVDRQLSCGSGSSPPRTLTSLTCTPLYISAAYDNPRCFRLLLQAGANPDYNSWSPVYEENLARSSPCCLLEAVLRHGCDKQFVQLLIDFGANLSVLRREPSCEEHARKKVNPEALEVFREAKCLPRTLSSLCRVAVRRAMGKQRVYSISSLPVPFRVIQFLLYEQ; encoded by the exons atgcgcaggcgcgagaataGGGTCCCGATGGAAGAGGATGAGGAAGGGGCAGGAGGCGGCGCCCCCAGAGTGG GACGTAACCTGAAGGCATGGCTGCAAGATCAGTACTGCGACCATGATCTGGAGCAATGCCAGGACACGTTATTACATAATGCTGCCTGTGTGGGCGACATTGACACCCTGAAGACCCTGTTACAGGAGGAAAGGTTCCTGAG GCGTATAAATGAGAAGTCTGTGTGGTGCAGTGGTTGGCTTCCCTGCTCCCCACTCCGTATTGCTGCCACTGCTGGCCATGCTGATTGTGTAGCCCTCCTTATTGATTTTGGGGCACAACTGGAACTAGTGGATGTTAAAGGACAAACACCCCTGTTTGTAGCCACAGAAAATGGGCACTTGGACTGTGTGAAAGTTCTTCTTAAAGCTGGAGCAGACCCCAACGGAAGTCCGCACAACCGGAGCTCCCCTGTATACTATGCTGCACGTCTGGGCCATGCCGATATATTGCAAGAACTAATCCG ATATGGAGCAGATGTGGATGTTGACCGTCAACTATCATGTGGTTCTGGTTCTTCACCACCACGAACTTTAACATCATTAACCTGCACCCCGCTGTACATAAGTGCGGCCTACGACAACCCCCGGTGCTTCCGCCTTTTACTTCAGGCTGGTGCCAATCCTGATTACAACAGTTGGAGCCCAGTGTATGAAGAAAACCTTGCACGGTCATCTCCATGTTGTCTGCTTGAGGCAGTTCTGCGTCATGGCTGTGACAAGCAGTTTGTTCAGCTGCTCATTGACTTCGGAGCAAACCTGAGTGTATTACGCAGAGAACCAAGTTGTGAAGAGCACGCGAGGAAGAAAGTGAACCCAGAGGCCTTAGAAGTCTTCAGAGAGGCAAAAT GTCTTCCCCGGACCCTGTCCAGTCTGTGTCGTGTTGCAGTGAGGAGAGCGATGGGAAAACAAAGAGTATACTCTATTAGCAGCCTTCCTGTTCCTTTTCGTGTTATACAATTCCTTCTATATGAGCAGTAA